One Chordicoccus furentiruminis DNA window includes the following coding sequences:
- a CDS encoding ComF family protein, protein MTCCTNRRSEGGAQPPDLSGTAFRGSGGILTLCRKAVNCVKEKWYDPLLDLLYPPRCPVCHGIAPKRGVICRECMPRLPVIRSRRCRICGRPVPEDEPYCGDCLRTKHAFSQGMGLYLYDDVMRESIAAFKYKRRREYGSVLGRLLFLGTRDRVDLWKPDVVIPVPLHADRLRQRGYNQAALLAGPVAEGNRLPMDEKLLLRTGRTKAMKALDAGERRENIRGAFSLAPGRTAPRRVLLIDDIFTTGATVDACAEALRAGGAREVYFLTLCTGAGSSGRL, encoded by the coding sequence ATGACCTGCTGTACGAACCGCCGTTCTGAAGGCGGCGCACAGCCGCCGGATCTGTCCGGCACAGCGTTCCGCGGCAGCGGCGGCATCCTTACTCTCTGCAGGAAGGCGGTGAACTGCGTGAAAGAGAAATGGTACGATCCCCTGCTTGATCTTCTTTATCCGCCGCGATGCCCGGTCTGTCACGGCATCGCGCCGAAACGAGGCGTCATCTGCAGGGAATGCATGCCGCGCCTGCCGGTGATCCGCTCCCGGCGCTGCCGGATCTGCGGCCGGCCGGTGCCGGAGGACGAACCGTACTGCGGGGACTGCCTTCGGACGAAGCACGCCTTCTCACAGGGAATGGGGCTCTATCTCTATGACGATGTGATGCGGGAGTCGATCGCGGCCTTTAAATACAAGCGCCGGCGGGAATACGGCTCCGTGCTCGGACGCCTGCTCTTTCTGGGTACCCGCGACCGGGTGGATCTGTGGAAACCGGATGTCGTGATCCCGGTTCCGCTTCACGCGGACCGGCTCCGGCAGAGAGGATACAATCAGGCCGCCCTGCTGGCCGGACCTGTGGCGGAGGGAAACCGGCTGCCGATGGATGAAAAACTGCTGCTCCGCACAGGACGGACAAAAGCGATGAAAGCGCTGGACGCCGGGGAACGGAGGGAGAACATCCGCGGCGCGTTTTCTCTTGCGCCCGGGCGGACGGCGCCGCGCCGGGTCCTTCTGATTGACGATATTTTCACCACAGGCGCCACAGTCGACGCCTGCGCGGAGGCGCTGCGGGCCGGCGGCGCCCGCGAGGTGTATTTCCTGACACTCTGCACGGGAGCCGGATCGTCCGGGCGTCTCTGA
- the cbiM gene encoding cobalt transporter CbiM has protein sequence MHIPENYLSPQTCAVMTAAMVPVWTHAVKKVRYEIPKAKMPLLGVAAAFSFVAMMFNVPLPGGTTGHAVGGTLVAILLGPDAACMSITIALAIQALLFGDGGVLALGANCFNMAFLLPYVGYGVYSALRHAMKQKDSRYLPAAVGAYAGINAAAFAAAVEFGIQPALFHNAEGRALYCPYGLNVSVPAMMIGHLTVFGIAEVVFTVALCAFVGRTAPGLFRDASVSLKKRTGLKPLIILLAVLICLVPLGLLAEGTAWGEWGADEIASVVSGGKTLNYTPSGMKNGFSLSSLLPDYTVAGLPDAAGYIVSAVIGVALAIIIFRLIAAGMREKKDFRLDGSANG, from the coding sequence ATGCATATTCCCGAAAACTATCTGAGTCCCCAGACCTGCGCGGTGATGACGGCCGCGATGGTTCCCGTATGGACCCACGCGGTGAAAAAGGTCCGATATGAGATCCCGAAGGCGAAGATGCCGCTTCTTGGCGTGGCCGCGGCGTTTTCCTTCGTCGCGATGATGTTCAACGTCCCGCTTCCGGGCGGCACGACAGGCCACGCGGTCGGCGGCACGCTGGTCGCGATCCTGCTCGGTCCCGATGCGGCATGCATGTCCATCACGATCGCGCTGGCGATCCAGGCGCTTCTGTTCGGTGACGGAGGCGTGCTGGCGCTGGGCGCGAACTGCTTCAATATGGCGTTCCTTCTTCCCTATGTGGGGTACGGGGTCTACAGCGCGCTGCGCCATGCCATGAAACAGAAGGACAGCCGGTATCTTCCGGCCGCGGTCGGCGCCTACGCCGGCATCAATGCGGCCGCTTTCGCTGCGGCGGTGGAATTCGGTATCCAGCCCGCGCTGTTTCATAACGCGGAGGGCCGGGCGTTGTACTGCCCGTACGGGCTCAACGTTTCCGTCCCGGCGATGATGATCGGCCATCTGACCGTATTCGGAATCGCGGAGGTGGTGTTCACGGTAGCGCTCTGCGCCTTTGTCGGGAGAACGGCGCCGGGACTTTTCCGCGACGCTTCGGTTTCGCTGAAGAAGAGAACCGGACTGAAACCGCTGATCATTCTGCTGGCGGTTCTGATCTGTCTGGTTCCGCTGGGACTGCTGGCGGAAGGGACGGCCTGGGGCGAGTGGGGCGCTGATGAAATCGCGTCGGTCGTGAGCGGAGGAAAGACGCTGAACTATACGCCCTCCGGCATGAAGAACGGATTCAGCCTTTCCTCACTGCTGCCGGACTACACGGTGGCCGGGCTACCGGACGCCGCCGGCTATATCGTATCGGCTGTCATCGGTGTCGCGCTGGCGATCATCATCTTCCGCCTGATCGCGGCGGG